Sequence from the Plasmodium berghei ANKA genome assembly, chromosome: 3 genome:
AGGTTTAAAAGGTTCAATACCAACAGGAGCTAACACTTATGTTTATAGTGGGGTTGATCCTTCTGAATTGTTTAGTCGTATTTTTGGTTCGGATGgacatttttcattttcctCAGCTTTTGATGATGATTTTTCTCCTTTTTCAACTTTTGTTAATATGACATCTCGAAAACCTAGGCCTTCTTCAAATGCAAGTAAGTttcttaaatttataaaataaaaaatagtgttaaaattttcgtgcaaaaatatatgttatgTGCATGCTAAAGATGTGAAGAACTGTACATCCCTTTATCCCtattgcatattttttttatatgcatattttattttgaacaGACATAAATCACAATAACTATAACGccaataattataatgcCAAGCCCACCACATACGAAGTTCCTTTACCTCTTTCTTTAGAGGAACTATACAAAGgttgcaaaaaaaaattaaaaataactcGAAAACGATTTATGGGAACAAAAAGTTATGAAGATGATAATTTTGTAACAATAGATGTAAAAGCGGGGTGGAAAGATGGGACGAAAATAACATTCTATGGTGAAGGGGATCAAATATCACCAATGGCTCAGCCTGGTGATTTGGTTTTTAAAGTTCAAACAAAACCTCATGATAGATTTATACGAGATTCAAATAacttaatttataaatgcCCAGTACCGCTTGACAAAGCATTGACTGGATTTCAGTTTATTGTAAAATCTTTAGATAATAGAGATATTAATGTTAGAATTGATGAAATAGTAAATCcaaaatttagaaaaattgtAGCTAATGAGGGCATGCCTTCTTCAAAAACGGCTAATATGAAGGGAGATTTAATTGTTGAAtttgatattatttttccaaaaaatttaactagcgaaaaaaaaagaataatacGAGAAGCGTTGGCTAATACCTTTTAAAGGTtgaaaatggaaatatagatcttgtaaatttttattttcataaataacGAAATATAGAATCAAGTTTCCATTCTTTGTATCTACATACTCTATTAAAAAACTAtcaaattgaaaaatacaaaatattttaatttaaaaaaaaatatatatctcTATTTTTAACGtggtttttttaaatcacaaaatatttgtttttatagcattttaatgttattaaaaaaaaaggaaaatggagagaacaaaaaaaaatagaaaataggTTTGTAtgtagttttttttttatacttgCATGTTCTTGAACTAGGAACACAAAAGTATAGTAAAGATATGgacaaaaattatgttttattcTGAGTTGcatacacacatatatatgtctcattatacatatttctcgtttatttatagaatgccgttatttgtatttattactttctggcaaaaaaaaaatcactTTTGGAAAAATTTTCTTATAATAGTACATTTtcatgtttatatattttttgctatttttaattttttttaaaatataataatactttTATATGTAATTGGTTCGTGACATTTAGTTGTTTctctcattttttatttcctaattgtttatttattcatataatttttgacCACGACTGATTTTCAtcttattttatcattttgcttttgcataattattaattatttatatatttacttttGTGCATAACACAATTTTGAAACAATTTTCAAATGCtttttatgcataaaattttattcattaaCTCACCAAAtgcgaaaaaaaatataaataaaaaaacatgtaCATTGACATTTTTACCTGAACatgttcataaaaaaaaaagaggaatattattcattttcctcgtattaattttaatatgtaCACAAATTACATGTATggtaaatatttatgtgtcaatttttttctcaaagctatttaattaattcaatatatttttcatatgaTGCATTTCCATTGTGTTTAAAAATACTGCTTTCTTCTTTTGAAAAAAAGCCAAAGagttttttcattatattaacAGGCAAAAACTGATTCCAATATGATGATTTTAGTGGGTTGAACAAAATATCCAAAGCACAATATCCAACTACTccgaaataaataaaaattcgtAATGATTCACATTTTTGTTTGAAGTCATGATAAGTATATGATTTGTCTTTGAACATATCCATAGCATATTCgagattttttttaatctaacaaaatgaaaaatgtgtaaaaaaagtattaaCATTAATGTAGGAAAATATCAACAATATATCTATTTATAAtgtacataatatattgtcCCTTGTAGTACCTCCATTGATGTGGGCCCTCTGACTATATTTCCTAAATATCTTTTATGGCTTAAACATGGAAACTTACTAATCTTATTAGTTATTCGATAgttcatttttattgttatttatatataaatgtgtgTTCGGAAATGtacaatataatattcaCGGAATACAGattaacaaattatttattctcTTGTGcttagtttttttatttcaaaattttttttatgttagACGATATTTGGTAAACAAATCTGAAAataggaaataaaataaattaatatattgttgttttactgttttttttttgttttttttttcaaatctTATTGTTAAGTTATGGGATGTTTGATGCCATATAAtgagtttttttttatttacttgTTAGGCCAAAACCCTGGAAATTTAAATCGCGGTGGTTCTTGTTCGACTGGTAAAATTGTTCTTTGATATTCGCTCCTGAAAAAcctgaaaatattattaagtTTTTAATAGTATGCCAAATagtggaaaaaatataagggTTGGGTGTACAGGCTTTATGTATTATACTTTATacaaaaacatatatagagagaaatatatatatcggAATAGTATGGGTgtatatacacataaaaTTACACAGTTTATCACATTCATTTGTTCATGCGTTTTAGTTTTATTGAACGCACACATATCAAATAGTAGAATGTtagtaaattatttaatctCTTTTATATGTGAAATGTTTTATcatttgtataatttttattgtgcatacaaaaaaataataaaaaaatgataaaacaaTGTTAGTTACAATGCTTAAATAAAtgagaaaaaatgaaaacaatcttaaaataaaataaagtcAATCTTACCATTCTCTTCTTTTTAGCCAATTTCCTACCAacttatcaaaaaaaatcgtatttcttctttttctaCACTTATGTAAacttcttcttttttttggtACAGCCATAATATaccaaaacaaaaaaatatatagtacgcaaatatatgcatacaatattattagaagATAAAGCTAATTGTGGGAAAATGTacacataataaaattcatttttttttttttttcaaaaattaaCCCATATTAATATACCCTGAAAATATGAGGGGAATTCTAGGAAATTATGAAAACATAATTCAtcttaataaatataaaaaaggcgaggatatttttataaacgATTATAAGATCGTTAAAACTATTCATGAgggtatataaaaaaaaatatatttttttttatgcataatttata
This genomic interval carries:
- a CDS encoding protein SIS1, putative, with the translated sequence MGKDYYSILGVSRDCTTNDLKKAYRKMAMMWHPDKHKDVKSKKEAEEKFKNIAEAYDVLSDEEKRKIYDTYGEEGLKGSIPTGANTYVYSGVDPSELFSRIFGSDGHFSFSSAFDDDFSPFSTFVNMTSRKPRPSSNANINHNNYNANNYNAKPTTYEVPLPLSLEELYKGCKKKLKITRKRFMGTKSYEDDNFVTIDVKAGWKDGTKITFYGEGDQISPMAQPGDLVFKVQTKPHDRFIRDSNNLIYKCPVPLDKALTGFQFIVKSLDNRDINVRIDEIVNPKFRKIVANEGMPSSKTANMKGDLIVEFDIIFPKNLTSEKKRIIREALANTF